One genomic region from Deltaproteobacteria bacterium encodes:
- a CDS encoding sugar phosphate isomerase/epimerase yields MHIGISMSCLDHDRHTRSEARDLALKLREQFDLSSVEIILEGIGRRFAPYPWEYEEAELRELEDFVNHFQCKGAHLPFYNLNVIAVNERVREDAMEQIRLAIEIAKRLKLDYAVIHATGSTEGVATDREPRRQFLAFSRCAAFCEGSGLTLSIENATNLHDIKSCAKMIRRLKDEGLPVAMTFDTGHANIPRASQDVPVPVKQFGAMADAIESCFDIIDNIHLHNNHGSYDQHLGLLDGSIDLKSCLKRLRSLNYQGSISLEVNSQVKDITSELATLKEWCTA; encoded by the coding sequence ATGCATATCGGTATCTCTATGAGCTGCCTTGATCATGATCGGCATACGAGGAGCGAGGCAAGAGACCTGGCGCTGAAGCTTCGCGAGCAGTTTGACCTGAGCAGTGTGGAGATCATTCTGGAAGGAATCGGAAGGCGTTTTGCCCCATACCCCTGGGAGTATGAGGAGGCGGAACTGAGGGAGCTGGAAGATTTTGTGAATCATTTTCAGTGCAAGGGGGCGCACCTGCCTTTTTATAACTTGAATGTAATTGCCGTAAATGAAAGGGTGCGCGAGGACGCCATGGAGCAGATACGACTGGCCATCGAGATAGCCAAGCGGCTGAAATTGGACTATGCGGTCATTCACGCCACCGGCAGTACCGAAGGGGTGGCTACTGATCGCGAACCACGCCGGCAATTCCTGGCCTTCTCCCGATGCGCCGCCTTTTGTGAGGGGTCCGGTTTGACGCTTTCCATTGAAAACGCAACCAACCTCCATGATATTAAGTCATGTGCGAAAATGATCCGCAGACTCAAGGACGAGGGCCTGCCCGTAGCCATGACCTTTGATACGGGTCACGCCAATATACCCAGAGCCTCTCAAGATGTGCCGGTGCCGGTTAAGCAATTTGGCGCCATGGCGGACGCGATCGAAAGCTGTTTCGACATTATTGATAACATCCACCTTCACAATAATCATGGTTCTTATGATCAGCACCTGGGTTTGCTGGACGGGAGTATTGATCTGAAGTCGTGCCTTAAACGCTTACGCTCCCTGAACTACCAAGGCAGCATCTCACTTGAGGTGAACTCCCAGGTGAAGGACATCACGAGTGAGC